Proteins encoded by one window of Primulina huaijiensis isolate GDHJ02 chromosome 1, ASM1229523v2, whole genome shotgun sequence:
- the LOC140975019 gene encoding protein LIKE COV 3-like: MGTREQKDRDLERLIPTISTVGGFDDSSSKSSSPFDSPAASHQSSAGKEAFSKVIRSWASKKFMTGCVILLPIAITFYFTWWFIHFVDGFFSPVYSHLGINTFGLGFVTSITFIFLVGVFMSSWVGTSVLALGEWFIKKMPLMSYIYAASKQISAAISPDQTSQAFKEVAIVKHPRIGEYAFGFITSTVILRKSTGAEELCCVYVPTNHLYLGDIFLINSKEIMRPNLSVREGIEIVISGGMSIPKILTVSDTQFLLSPRVGKFTIPHV; encoded by the exons ATGGGAACGAGGGAGCAGAAAGATAGAGATCTGGAACGCCTTATACCCACCATTTCCACCGTCGGAGGATTTGATGATTCTTCCTCCAAATCATCATCTCCATTCGATTCCCCCGCCGCCTCCCATCAATCCTCCGCCGGCAAGGAG GCATTCAGCAAGGTTATTCGTAGTTGGGCATCGAAAAAGTTTATGACAGGATG CGTTATCTTACTTCCAATAGCCATCACATTCTACTTCACTTGGTGGTTCATTCATTTTGTGGATGGGTTCTTCTCCCCAGTTTATAGCCATCTGGGAATCAACACATTCG GCCTAGGCTTTGTGACCTCAATTACTTTCATCTTTTTGGTTGGAGTGTTCATGTCTTCTTGGGTTGGTACGTCGGTTCTTGCTCTGGGGGAATGGTTTATTAAGAAGATGCCCCTTATGAGTTATATATATGCAGCCTCAAAACAAATCAGTGCAGCGATTTCTccag ATCAGACATCTCAAGCCTTCAAAGAAGTGGCGATTGTAAAACATCCTCGTATTGGGGAGTATGCGTTTGGCTTCATTACGTCGACTGTTATTCTTCGTAAAAGTACAGGTGCAGAGGAACTTTGTTGTGTTTATGTGCCCACAAACCACCTTTATCTTGGAGACATATTTCTTATCAATTCGAAAGAAATTATGAGGCCTAATCTTTCAGTTCGAGAGGGCATAG AGATTGTGATCTCAGGCGGAATGTCTATACCAAAGATCTTGACTGTTTCTGATACACAATTCTTGCTGTCGCCAAGAGTTGGCAAATTCACCATACCACACGTTTAG
- the LOC140979159 gene encoding uncharacterized protein isoform X2, whose product MASNNAPTFAYTIIYAADVEKSVAFYAKAFGCEVRRVDKSRRWGELQSGNTTLAFTPVKQRETEELTGKVQIPQHERNPIERAVENGAVAVSEPEEKEWGQKVGYVRDIDGNVVRMGSHVRQ is encoded by the exons atGGCTTCCAACAATGCACCGACGTTTGCTTACACGATTATATATGCCGCAGATGTCGAGAAATCCGTCGCGTTTTACGCTAAAGCTTTCGGCTGTGAGGTCCGCCGTGTCGACAAATCTCGCAG ATGGGGGGAGTTGCAGAGCGGGAACACAACGCTCGCGTTTACCCCGGTGAAGCAACGAGAGACGGAGGAATTGACCGGGAAAGTGCAGATCCCACAACACGAGAGGAACCCCATCGAG AGGGCTGTGGAGAATGGGGCGGTGGCGGTGAGTGAGCCGGAGGAGAAGGAATGGGGACAGAAAGTGGGATATGTGCGGGATATCGATGGCAACGTTGTGAGGATGGGCAGTCACGTCCGGCAGTAA
- the LOC140979159 gene encoding uncharacterized protein isoform X1 encodes MASNNAPTFAYTIIYAADVEKSVAFYAKAFGCEVRRVDKSRRWGELQSGNTTLAFTPVKQRETEELTGKVQIPQHERNPIEVCFDYSDVDFAFKRAVENGAVAVSEPEEKEWGQKVGYVRDIDGNVVRMGSHVRQ; translated from the exons atGGCTTCCAACAATGCACCGACGTTTGCTTACACGATTATATATGCCGCAGATGTCGAGAAATCCGTCGCGTTTTACGCTAAAGCTTTCGGCTGTGAGGTCCGCCGTGTCGACAAATCTCGCAG ATGGGGGGAGTTGCAGAGCGGGAACACAACGCTCGCGTTTACCCCGGTGAAGCAACGAGAGACGGAGGAATTGACCGGGAAAGTGCAGATCCCACAACACGAGAGGAACCCCATCGAGGTCTGCTTTGATTATTCGGACGTCGATTTTGCATTCAAG AGGGCTGTGGAGAATGGGGCGGTGGCGGTGAGTGAGCCGGAGGAGAAGGAATGGGGACAGAAAGTGGGATATGTGCGGGATATCGATGGCAACGTTGTGAGGATGGGCAGTCACGTCCGGCAGTAA
- the LOC140959990 gene encoding protein AE7-like 1, whose amino-acid sequence MTLGLINANPVVHAKKERHDRTDDPLAVDPFEIYDILFCHLRDTRDPEHPYSLEQLCVLSEESITVDEKLGRILIAFTPTIQHCNMATVIGLCLREKLKDCFPPHFKLLLFFVIFPFMFEKKKAGVFLDSGVDIKVAPGSHANEESVNKQLNDKERVAAALENPNLRQLVEGCLYSSEL is encoded by the exons ATGACTTTGGGTCTGATAAACGCAAATCCGGTGGTTCACGCCAAGAAGGAGAGGCACGACCGCACCGACGACCCTCTCGCCGTCGATCCCTTCGAAATCTATGATATCCttttttg CCATTTGAGGGATACAAGGGATCCAGAGCATCCGTATTCACTGGAGCAGCTCTGCGTGCTCTCTGAGGAGTCTATAACTGTGGATGAGAAGCTTGGACGCATTCT GATTGCCTTTACGCCTACTATCCAGCACTGCAACATGGCCACCGTAATTGGTCTGTGCCTAAGGGAGAAGTTGAAAGACTGTTTTCCTCCACATTTTAAGCTGCtgttattttttgtaatttttccttttatGTTTGAGAAGAAGAAAGCTGGGGTCTTTTTGGACTCTGGT GTGGATATAAAAGTAGCTCCTGGATCTCATGCAAATGAAGAATCAG TTAACAAGCAGTTGAATGATAAAGAAAGAGTTGCTGCAGCATTAGAGAATCCTAATCTTCGCCAACTTGTCGAAGGATGCCTTTATTCTAGTGAACTTTGA
- the LOC140974961 gene encoding large ribosomal subunit protein uL6m-like encodes MEAKFFRFLKIVGVGFKARAEAEGRLLYLKLGYSHEVELTVPPAVRVFCFKNNVVCCTGIDKERVHQFAAAVRSCKPPEVYKGKGIMHIDEVIKKKDGKRSK; translated from the coding sequence ATGGAAGCCAAGTTCTTTCGCTTTCTTAAGATTGTTGGTGTCGGTTTTAAGGCTAGAGCAGAAGCTGAAGGCCGTCTCTTGTACTTGAAACTCGGTTATAGCCACGAGGTTGAACTGACGGTGCCTCCAGCAGTTCGTGTCTTTTGCTTCAAAAATAACGTTGTTTGCTGCACTGGGATTGACAAGGAGAGGGTGCATCAATTTGCAGCTGCCGTTCGTAGTTGCAAGCCTCCCGAAGTGTACAAAGGCAAAGGCATAATGCACATAGATGAAGTGATAAAGAAAAAGGATGGCAAGCGGTCTAAATAA
- the LOC140974945 gene encoding uncharacterized protein isoform X3 has protein sequence MTLAEAKADAIMLKLQNPDKFAVMSSPTLLITADTVVVHEGIVREKPSSSDEARQFIRDYSGGSTRVVGSVVVTNLGTGCRKGGWESAEVYFLDIPDEVIDSLIEEGMILNVAGGLMLEHTLTLPLIDTVIGTADCVMGLSKSLTEKLIQEAL, from the exons ATGACCCTAGCTGAGGCAAAG GCTGATGCGATTATGTTGAAGCTTCAGAATCCAGACAAATTTGCGGTCATGTCATCTCCCACACTGCTAATCACGGCAGATACA GTTGTGGTGCATGAAGGGATTGTCAGAGAAAAGCCATCAAGTAGTGATGAAGCAAGACAGTTTATCAGAG ACTATTCTGGCGGTTCCACTAGAGTGGTTGGATCGGTAGTTGTCACCAACCTGGGTACTGGTTGTAGAAAAGGAGGATGGGAGAGTGCGGAG GTTTATTTCCTTGACATACCAGATGAAGTCATTGATAGTCTG ATTGAAGAAGGAATGATATTGAATGTTGCCGGGGGTTTGATGCTCGAACACACACTGACTTTGCCTTTGATAGACACCGTG ATAGGAACCGCGGATTGTGTAATGGGACTTTCAAAATCTCTGACGGAGAAGCTTATTCAGGAAGCGCTATAG
- the LOC140974945 gene encoding uncharacterized protein isoform X1, which yields MAPKNQTFEIILGSSSLARRQILADMGYHFQIMTADIDEKSIRKEKPEDLVMTLAEAKADAIMLKLQNPDKFAVMSSPTLLITADTVVVHEGIVREKPSSSDEARQFIRDYSGGSTRVVGSVVVTNLGTGCRKGGWESAEVYFLDIPDEVIDSLIEEGMILNVAGGLMLEHTLTLPLIDTVIGTADCVMGLSKSLTEKLIQEAL from the exons ATGGCTCCGAAGAACCAGACGTTTGAG ATAATATTGGGTTCATCTTCACTCGCACGTCGACAAATTCTTGCTGACATGGGCTACCACTTTCAAATCATG ACTGCAGATATCGATGAAAAAAGTATCAGAAAGGAAAAGCCAGAAGATCTTGTGATGACCCTAGCTGAGGCAAAG GCTGATGCGATTATGTTGAAGCTTCAGAATCCAGACAAATTTGCGGTCATGTCATCTCCCACACTGCTAATCACGGCAGATACA GTTGTGGTGCATGAAGGGATTGTCAGAGAAAAGCCATCAAGTAGTGATGAAGCAAGACAGTTTATCAGAG ACTATTCTGGCGGTTCCACTAGAGTGGTTGGATCGGTAGTTGTCACCAACCTGGGTACTGGTTGTAGAAAAGGAGGATGGGAGAGTGCGGAG GTTTATTTCCTTGACATACCAGATGAAGTCATTGATAGTCTG ATTGAAGAAGGAATGATATTGAATGTTGCCGGGGGTTTGATGCTCGAACACACACTGACTTTGCCTTTGATAGACACCGTG ATAGGAACCGCGGATTGTGTAATGGGACTTTCAAAATCTCTGACGGAGAAGCTTATTCAGGAAGCGCTATAG
- the LOC140974945 gene encoding uncharacterized protein isoform X2 — translation MGYHFQIMTADIDEKSIRKEKPEDLVMTLAEAKADAIMLKLQNPDKFAVMSSPTLLITADTVVVHEGIVREKPSSSDEARQFIRDYSGGSTRVVGSVVVTNLGTGCRKGGWESAEVYFLDIPDEVIDSLIEEGMILNVAGGLMLEHTLTLPLIDTVIGTADCVMGLSKSLTEKLIQEAL, via the exons ATGGGCTACCACTTTCAAATCATG ACTGCAGATATCGATGAAAAAAGTATCAGAAAGGAAAAGCCAGAAGATCTTGTGATGACCCTAGCTGAGGCAAAG GCTGATGCGATTATGTTGAAGCTTCAGAATCCAGACAAATTTGCGGTCATGTCATCTCCCACACTGCTAATCACGGCAGATACA GTTGTGGTGCATGAAGGGATTGTCAGAGAAAAGCCATCAAGTAGTGATGAAGCAAGACAGTTTATCAGAG ACTATTCTGGCGGTTCCACTAGAGTGGTTGGATCGGTAGTTGTCACCAACCTGGGTACTGGTTGTAGAAAAGGAGGATGGGAGAGTGCGGAG GTTTATTTCCTTGACATACCAGATGAAGTCATTGATAGTCTG ATTGAAGAAGGAATGATATTGAATGTTGCCGGGGGTTTGATGCTCGAACACACACTGACTTTGCCTTTGATAGACACCGTG ATAGGAACCGCGGATTGTGTAATGGGACTTTCAAAATCTCTGACGGAGAAGCTTATTCAGGAAGCGCTATAG
- the LOC140979306 gene encoding uncharacterized protein → MSQPFPFDSDEEQNHQETHLDQQSQQILRLNSVNSTILIRQLPSQGLSFQLWPAAATLVTLLDRCRAGHSTTSALSSLLDAHQPHRLRILELGSGTGVVGIAAAALLRASVTVTDLPHVLPNMRYNIDANAGILEFCGGDVKSVPLSWGNIGEMEAIGREYDVILASDVVYHDHLYEPLIQTLKFYLLGSEKEMVFLMAHLKRWKKESAFFKKAAKFFDVKVLYTDSPCNGARVGVKVYSFVSKG, encoded by the coding sequence ATGTCTCAACCATTCCCATTCGACTCAGACGAAGAACAAAATCACCAAGAAACTCATTTGGATCAACAATCTCAGCAAATCCTCCGTCTCAATTCCGTCAACTCCACCATACTCATCAGACAACTCCCCTCACAGGGTCTCTCCTTCCAACTCTGGCCCGCCGCCGCAACCCTCGTCACCCTCCTCGACCGCTGCCGTGCGGGTCACTCAACCACCTCCGCTCTCTCCTCCTTGCTCGACGCCCACCAACCCCACCGCCTACGTATTCTTGAGCTGGGCTCCGGCACTGGAGTGGTGGGAATCGCAGCGGCTGCTCTGCTTCGAGCTAGTGTAACTGTCACGGATCTACCTCATGTACTCCCTAATATGAGATATAATATTGATGCCAACGCCGGAATCTTGGAATTCTGCGGCGGTGATGTCAAATCGGTGCCGCTATCATGGGGTAACATTGGAGAAATGGAAGCCATTGGCAGAGAATATGACGTAATACTGGCGTCTGATGTGGTGTACCATGATCATCTCTACGAGCCTCTGATCCAGACCCTTAAGTTTTATCTTCTGGGAAGTGAGAAAGAAATGGTTTTCTTGATGGCCCATTTGAAGAGGTGGAAGAAGGAATCAGCCTTCTTTAAGAAGGCTGCCAAGTTCTTTGACGTTAAGGTTCTGTACACTGATAGCCCCTGTAATGGTGCTAGAGTTGGTGTTAAAGTTTATTCATTTGTAAGCAAAGGGTAG
- the LOC140979391 gene encoding GATA transcription factor 19-like produces the protein MMRRCGSSNTVRGCTCGMYHSTRGNSFSLLFSKNNDGHLEFDEGEMYSFAANSPPSSVDRTLSLGTPSTRRSNEKKLSSCCMPGFGWNNFPSKHMAPPPSTVKTHRGTDPLLARRCANCDTTSTPLWRNGPRGPKSLCNNACGIRFKKEERRATAAHSMTTGGGGCADPQNVTNDSWPHKTIYYPPPYTNEFRFAEVDDYRNSISWRFNVTDSPSLVHNFTS, from the exons atgATGCGCAGGTGCGGTAGCTCGAACACGGTGAGGGGTTGTACGTGTGGCATGTACCATTCTACTCGAGGGAATTCATTTTCACTGCTCTTCTCCAAGAATAACGATGGACATCTTGAATTTGATGAAGGGGAAATGTATTCTTTTGCGGCTAATTCTCCGCCCTCTTCAGTTGATCGCACTCTTTCTTTGGGCACGCCTTCCACTCGTCGCAGTAATGAGAAGAAGCTGTCTTCTTGCTGCATGCCTGGCTTTGGATGGAACAATTTTCCTTCCAAACATATGGCTCCGCCGCCGTCCACCGTCAAGACTCACCGTGGCACGGATCCCCTCCTGGCCCGCCGATGTGCTAATTGCGACACCACTTCTACTCCTCTCTGGAGGAACGGTCCCAGAGGCCCTAAG TCACTGTGCAATAATGCATGCGGGATACGTTTCAAGAAAGAAGAGAGAAGAGCCACGGCAGCCCACTCCATGACAACCGGCGGCGGAGGCTGCGCCGACCCTCAAAACGTGACGAATGATTCATGGCCCCATAAAACGATCTATTATCCTCCCCCCTACACAAACGAGTTCCGATTCGCCGAAGTAGACGATTATCGCAACTCGATTTCATGGCGGTTCAACGTCACAGACAGTCCAAGTCTTGTTCACAACTTTACGTCATGA
- the LOC140975011 gene encoding uncharacterized protein → MVNFVAAQKPLLLGLMKMTGVIPHTVEIESGTLMNIWVPSETVKKHKKSKKTATMAADVTTTKPTKPVVVLVHGFAAEGIVTWQFQVGSLTKKYSVYVPDLLFFGGSITDNPNRSPTFQAECLVKGLRKLGIERCTLVGFSYGGMVAFKMAELYPELVEGVVISGSILAMTDSISNETLKGLGFSSSSELLLPDSVKGCKALLKVAAHKKLWFPDKLHKDFLEVMFTNRKERAELLEGLVVSNKDANIPNFPQRIHLLWGENDQIFKLELAQNMQQQLGDKATFQGIKKAGHLVHLERPCVYNRCLNQFLASLYPKEATK, encoded by the exons ATGGTGAATTTTGTAGCAGCCCAGAAGCCATTGTTGCTTGGTTTGATGAAGATGACCGGCGTTATCCCACACACAGTGGAAATCGAGTCCGGAACCTTAATGAACATTTGGGTCCCTTCCGAAACCGTCAAAAAACACAAGAAATCCAAGAAAACCGCCACAATGGCCGCCGACGTGACCACCACCAAACCAACTAAACCCGTCGTGGTGCTCGTCCACGGCTTCGCTGCCGAGGGGATCGTCACGTGGCAATTCCAAGTGGGCTCCCTCACCAAGAAATACTCCGTCTACGTGCCGGACCTTCTCTTCTTCGGCGGGTCCATAACCGACAATCCCAACCGCTCGCCGACTTTCCAGGCGGAGTGTCTTGTGAAGGGGCTGAGGAAGCTGGGGATCGAGAGGTGTACGTTGGTGGGTTTCAGTTACGGCGGCATGGTGGCGTTCAAGATGGCGGAGCTGTACCCGGAGCTGGTGGAGGGGGTTGTGATCTCCGGCTCCATCCTAGCCATGACGGATTCGATCAGCAACGAAACATTGAAGGGTCTCGGGTTTTCATCATCTTCGGAGCTTCTGTTGCCGGATTCTGTCAAAGGTTGTAAGGCGTTGCTCAAAGTTGCAGCACACAAGAAACTGTGGTTCCCAGACAAGCTTCATAAGGACTTTTTAGAG GTTATGTTCACCAACAGGAAGGAAAGGGCTGAACTACTTGAAGGTCTCGTGGTCAGCAACAAAGATGCCAACATCCCAAATTTCCCCCAG AGAATCCATCTTCTGTGGGGTGAGAATGATCAGATTTTCAAGCTGGAACTTGCTCAGAACATGCAACA GCAGCTAGGAGACAAGGCTACATTTCAGGGCATAAAGAAAGCTGGTCACCTGGTTCACCTCGAAAGACCGTGTGTCTATAATAGATGTCTCAACCAGTTCCTTGCCTCCTTGTATCCCAAGGAAGCCACGAAATGA
- the LOC140979475 gene encoding protein RADIALIS-like 6 produces the protein MASNSSSSRTNSGSSWTPVQNKEFEKALAVYDKDTPDRWQNIARVVGKTIDEVKKHYEILVEDLMHIESGNVPFPDYRSNKTNR, from the coding sequence ATGGCATCAAACTCCTCTTCTTCACGTACTAACTCCGGTTCTTCATGGACACCCGTACAAAACAAAGAATTTGAGAAGGCTCTAGCTGTCTACGACAAGGATACCCCCGATCGTTGGCAAAATATTGCTCGCGTCGTTGGCAAAACCATCGACGAAGTGAAAAAGCACTACGAAATCCTTGTGGAGGACCTCATGCATATTGAGTCCGGCAACGTCCCATTTCCGGATTACAGATCGAACAAGACTAATCGATAA
- the LOC140975052 gene encoding U-box domain-containing protein 5-like — translation MGNDDVDVLEGLPNTWNIKVHARMCLELLKLVIMVSKIFPEIEAARPRCTSGIEALCLLNNGIIKAKSLLQHCSESSALYLALTGDAIISRCKKSRNLLEHSLDQVQNMVPVVLAAKISGIISDLRTAVFCLDPPEEEAGKLLRDLLHKYGSTADHTEEVTLSAIQTVSSLLHLTSQKALLIEKRSIRKLVDKFGETEPTKRKILLFFLNLLNKYGKLITAELKNNSSAVTEEPFSSMGPYYFSGEVELHVNYRFDESQIKMLSRPVPPEEFICPLTSKLMYDPVVIASGQTFERMWIQKWLDEGNETCPKTKVKLAHLSLTSNSGMKDLIWKWCATHNVSIPDPEMQDSLVKSWETSTNSIASLSSSMNDLNLPLDFRFLPFISSHGSDPSHSKIDNGAKASHEIDVEYFAKFSSLPWESRCNAIEDFKRILENKDASWPDMPPEKFVQLLLRFLRDACDFGDVNAQISGCLLLLKLVQKDRNSSLYMNEDTFIILASFLDTEVAKQALSILEVLSSCQHSGYKLAASGALLGIINILDCQILELLEPALKILGNLSSKDDLASMIWPSDFVSKLIPLLGDNTLATYCVTILKNLCHIEEIRVSIAGTERCISAISEQLEKESKEDQECAVSILLSLCSQHVLYCQLVMKEGVIPGLVHVSVNGNNKAKAMALELLRILKEEFSTFGENTGPVVVKESIEQRKDKKPLSKSGGLLGKIFSKQVVFSSKKKKLNPVPKTF, via the exons ATGGGAAATGATGATGTCGATGTCTTGGAAGGACTGCCAAATACGTGGAACATTAAG GTACATGCTCGAATGTGTTTGGAACTCCTTAAACTTGTCATCATGGTTTCCAAGATTTTTCCAGAAATTGAGGCAGCTCGTCCGCGTTGCACATCAGGAATAGAGGCACTTTGCTTGTTAAATAATGGTATTATTAAAGCCAAGTCTCTGCTTCAACACTGCAGTGAGTCCAGTGCACTCTACCTG GCACTTACTGGAGATGCTATAATATCCAGATGTAAAAAGTCAAGGAACTTGTTGGAGCATAGTCTTGATCAAGTTCAGAATATGGTTCCAGTAGTGCTCGCGGCAAAG ATTTCTGGAATTATTTCTGATCTGAGGACTGCAGTTTTTTGTTTGGATCCACCTGAAGAGGAGGCTGGGAAGTTATTGCGGGATTTGCTTCATAAATATGGTTCAACAGCTGATCACACAGAGGAAGTCACACTTTCTGCTATTCAAACTGTTTCTTCTCTGCTTCATCTTACATCCCAAAAGGCTTTATTGATTGAGAAAAGATCCATCAGAAAGCTTGTTGATAAATTTGGTGAAACTGAACCAACTAAGAGGAAGATCTTGTTGTTCTTTCTGAATCTTCTGAACAAATATGGGAAACTTATTACCGCGGAGCTAAAAAACAATAGTTCAGCTGTAACTGAAGAACCCTTTTCATCTATGGGCCCATACTATTTTTCAGGAGAAGTTGAGCTCCATGTGAATTATAGGTTTGATGAATCTCAAATTAAAATGTTAAGTAGGCCAGTGCCACCAGAGGAATTCATATGCCCTTTAACTTCGAAGTTAATGTATGATCCAGTTGTGATTGCTTCTGGGCAAACGTTTGAAAGGATGTGGATACAGAAGTGGCTTGACGAAGGTAATGAAACTTGCCCGAAGACCAAAGTGAAGCTGGCTCACCTGTCATTAACTTCAAATTCGGGTATGAAAGATCTGATCTGGAAATGGTGTGCCACACATAATGTGTCAATTCCTGACCCCGAAATGCAGGATTCATTGGTAAAATCTTGGGAAACTTCTACCAATTCCATTGCTAGCTTGAGTAGTTCGATGAATGATCTAAATCTTCCCctggatttcagatttttgCCATTTATATCCAGTCATGGTTCAGATCCCTCACATTCTAAAATCGATAATGGTGCGAAAGCCTCTCATGAAATAGACGTGGAATATTTTGCTAAATTTAGTTCTCTTCCCTGGGAGTCTAGGTGCAATGCGATTGAAGATTTCAAAAGAATTTTGGAAAATAAGGATGCATCTTGGCCAGATATGCCACCGGAAAAGTTCGTTCAACTACTTCTTAGATTTTTGAGGGATGCTTGTGATTTTGGTGATGTGAATGCTCAGATATCTGGATGTCTATTATTGTTAAAATTGGTGCAGAAAGACAG AAACAGTAGTTTATACATGAATGAAGATACTTTCATTATTCTGGCATCATTTCTTGATACGGAGGTTGCTAAACAAGCTCTCTCCATATTGGAGGTGCTATCCTCTTGCCAACACTCTGGCTACAAACTAGCAGCATCTGGTGCCCTGCTGGGAATCATTAATATACTCGACTGCCAGATTCTAGAATTGCTGGAACCAGCCTTAAAAATATTGGGTAACTTGTCGTCAAAAGATGATCTTGCTTCCATGATCTGGCCTTCAGACTTTGTTTCGAAACTTATTCCACTTTTGGGGGATAATACTCTAGCAACATATTGTGTTACCATATTGAAAAACTTGTGCCACATCGAAGAGATCCGAGTTTCTATTGCTGGAACTGAAAGATGCATTTCTGCTATCTCCGAGCAACTCGAGAAAGAGAGTAAAGAAGATCAAGAGTGTGCAGTATCTATTCTTCTTTCTCTGTGCTCTCAACATGTACTTTATTGTCAGCTGGTCATGAAAGAGGGTGTTATTCCTGGCCTTGTTCATGTATCCGTCAATGGGAACAATAAAGCGAAGGCCATGGCTCTGGAATTACTTCGAATTCTCAAAGAGGAATTCAGTACTTTCGGAGAAAACACGGGACCAGTTGTTGTTAAAGAATCTATCGAACAACGAAAAGATAAAAAGCCTCTTTCGAAATCTGGGGGATTGCTTGGTAAAATCTTCTCCAAACAAGTTGTCTTTTCGtcaaagaaaaaaaagttgAACCCCGTCCCTAAAACCTTTTAG